The Salvelinus fontinalis isolate EN_2023a chromosome 24, ASM2944872v1, whole genome shotgun sequence genome has a segment encoding these proteins:
- the LOC129822539 gene encoding histidine-rich glycoprotein-like, whose product MYITSHHIISHHTISHHTTSHHTTSHHTTSHHTTSHHTTSHHTTSHHITSHHITSHHITSHHTISHHTISHHITSHHTISHHITSHHTTSHHITSHHITSHHITSHHITSHYITSHHITSHHTTSHHITSHYITSHHAHSHHITSHHITSHHITSHHTTSHHTTSHHTTSHHTTSHHITSHHTTSHHTTSHHITSHHSTSHHSTSHHITSHHITSHHITSHHITSHHTSSHHTTSHHAHSHHTMTH is encoded by the coding sequence atgtatatcaCCTCCCACCATATCATCTCCCACCATACCATCTCCCACCATACCACCTCCCACCATACCACCTCCCACCATACCACCTCCCACCACACCACCTCCCACCACACCACCTCCCACCACACCACCTCCCACCACATCACCTCCCACCACATCACCTCCCACCATATCACCTCCCACCATACCATCTCCCACCATACCATCTCCCACCATATCACCTCCCACCATACCATCTCCCACCATATCACCTCCCACCATACCACCTCCCACCATATCACCTCCCACCATATCACCTCCCACCATATCACCTCCCACCATATCACCTCCCACTATATCACCTCCCACCATATCACCTCCCACCATACCACCTCCCACCATATCACCTCCCACTATATCACCTCCCACCATGCCCACTCCCACCATATCACCTCCCACCACATCACCTCCCACCACATCACCTCCCACCATACCACCTCCCATCATACCACCTCCCATCATACCACCTCCCACCATACCACCTCCCACCATATCACCTCCCACCATACCACCTCCCACCATACCACCTCCCACCATATCACCTCCCACCATAGCACCTCCCACCATAGCACCTCCCACCATATCACCTCCCACCATATCACCTCCCACCATATCACCTCCCACCATATCACCTCCCACCATACCAGCTCCCACCATACCACCTCCCACCATGCCCACTCCCACCATACCATGACTCACTAG